GATTCGGGAGTTGCTGAGTTCGTATCAGTTTCCCGGGGACGAGATTCCGATCGTGCGGATGTCGGCGTTGAAGGCGTTGGAGGGGGACGAGGAGGCGGAGAAGCAGATCCTGGCGTTGATGGAGGCGGTGGACGAGTACATTCCGGATCCGCAGCGTCCGATGGACAAGCCGTTTTTGATGCCGATCGAGGATGTGTTCACGATCACGGGTCGCGGGACGGTGGTGACCGGGCGGATCGAGCAGGGAGTGATCAAGACGGGGGAGGAGGTGGAGATCGTCGGGTTGCGACCGACGATGAAGCGGACGGTGACCGGTGTGGAGATGTTCCGGAAGATCTTGGACGAGGGTCAGGCTGGAGACAACGTGGGGTTGTTGTTGAGGGGGACGGAGCGGAAGGAGGTGGAGCGCGGTCAGGTTTGCGCGAAGCCTGGGACGATCACGCCGCACACGAAGTTCAAGGGAGAGATTTACGTGTTGACGAAGGAGGAGGGGGGTCGTCACACGCCGTTTTTCAGCGGGTATCGGCCGCAGTTTTACTTTCGGACGACGGACGTGACCGGAGTGGTTCAGCTGCCGGAGGGTCGGGAGATGGTGATGCCGGGTGACCGGCTGGAGGTGACGGCGGAGCTGACGAAGCCGATCGCGATGGACAAGGGGCTGCGGTTCGCGATCCGGGAGGGCGGCCGCACGGTGGGCGCCGGAACGGTCACGGAGATCCTGGAGTAGGGGCGGCCCCGGAGCCGCCCGCAGCCGCGGGGGCTCGCCTGGGCGCGCGAGAGGACGTGGAACGATGACATCGGAGAAGATCCGCATCAGGCTGAGAGCCTACGATCACCGCATCCTCGATCAATCGGCGAGCGAGATCGTGGACACGGCGCGCAGGACGAACGCGCGGGTGGCGGGTCCGATCCCGTTGCCCACCCTCCGCAGCGTGTTCACCGTGCTGAGGTCGCCGCACGTGGACAAGAAGTCGCGGGAGCAGTTCGAGATCCGCACGCACAAGCGGCTCCTGGACATCCTCGATCCGACGCCGGAAACGGTGGACGCCCTGATGAAGCTCGATCTTCCCGCCGGGGTGGATGTCGAGATCAAGGCCTTCAGCTCCTGACGGGCGCCGGGTGGCCCCCGGAGGTTGACGAAAGATGGTGACAGGACTGCTCGGGAAGAAGATCGGCATGACGCAGATCTTCGATGACGCCGGCCGGGTGATACCGGTCACCGTCCTCGCGGCGGGCCCGTGCGTCGTGGTGCAACGGAAGACGAAAGAGCGCGACGGCTACGACGCGGCGCAGTTGGGGCTGGTGGAAGGCAAGCCCTACCGGAAGGCCAACAAGCCGCGGCAGGGGCACTTCAAGAAGGCCGGCGTGCCCCCGACCCGCGTTCTGAGGGAGTTCCCGGTCACCGGGGAGGACGACCCGAAGCCGGGCGACACCGTGACCTGTGCGATCTTCGAGGTCGGCCAGAAGGTGGAGGTGGTCGGCCGCAGCAAGGGACGCGGCTTCCAGGGGGTCATCAAGCGGCACGGGTTCGGCGGCGGGCGCGCGACGCACGGGTCGATGTTCCATCGCGCTCCCGGATCGATCGGGCAGTCGGCCTTCCCCTCGCGGGTGTTCCCCGGGCTGCGCTTGCCGGGGCATATGGGGAACCGGCGGGTGAAGGTGAAGGGGCTCGAGGTGGTGAAGATCGACGTGGAACGGAACCTCGTGGTGGTGCGCGGGGCCGTCCCCGGAGCGCGGGGCAGCATCGTGGAGATCCGCCGGCCGCCGGTGGCGGGCTGACGGCTGGAGGGCGAAGCCATGGCCGAGATCACCGTGAAGAACCTCAGGCTCGAGGACGTCGGCTCGGTCGACCTGCCCGACGCCGTCTACGACTACCCGTTCAAGCGGCATCTCGTCTACGAGGCGGTGCGGCACTACCTCGCTTGCGGCCGGCGCGGCACTCACAAGACGAAGAACCGCGTCGAGGTGAGCGGCGGCGGCCGGAAGCCCTGGCGCCAGAAGGGCACGGGTCGGGCGCGCGTCGGCTCGATCCGGTCTCCGCTGT
This region of Acidobacteriota bacterium genomic DNA includes:
- the tuf gene encoding elongation factor Tu — encoded protein: HVDHGKTTLTAAITQVLAKRNPKVEVRSFDSIDKAPEEKERGITIATAHVEYETDKRHYAHVDCPGHADYVKNMITGAAQMDGAILVVSAADGPMPQTREHILLARQVGVPAIVVALNKVDMVDDEELLELVELEIRELLSSYQFPGDEIPIVRMSALKALEGDEEAEKQILALMEAVDEYIPDPQRPMDKPFLMPIEDVFTITGRGTVVTGRIEQGVIKTGEEVEIVGLRPTMKRTVTGVEMFRKILDEGQAGDNVGLLLRGTERKEVERGQVCAKPGTITPHTKFKGEIYVLTKEEGGRHTPFFSGYRPQFYFRTTDVTGVVQLPEGREMVMPGDRLEVTAELTKPIAMDKGLRFAIREGGRTVGAGTVTEILE
- a CDS encoding 30S ribosomal protein S10, with product MTSEKIRIRLRAYDHRILDQSASEIVDTARRTNARVAGPIPLPTLRSVFTVLRSPHVDKKSREQFEIRTHKRLLDILDPTPETVDALMKLDLPAGVDVEIKAFSS
- a CDS encoding 50S ribosomal protein L3, which gives rise to MVTGLLGKKIGMTQIFDDAGRVIPVTVLAAGPCVVVQRKTKERDGYDAAQLGLVEGKPYRKANKPRQGHFKKAGVPPTRVLREFPVTGEDDPKPGDTVTCAIFEVGQKVEVVGRSKGRGFQGVIKRHGFGGGRATHGSMFHRAPGSIGQSAFPSRVFPGLRLPGHMGNRRVKVKGLEVVKIDVERNLVVVRGAVPGARGSIVEIRRPPVAG